In the genome of Nyctibius grandis isolate bNycGra1 chromosome 18, bNycGra1.pri, whole genome shotgun sequence, one region contains:
- the SEZ6 gene encoding seizure protein 6 homolog gives MELSADQSLGFRAESALRERRLPPAPFSSQHSQAPRSERYGGGGGRPRDRGRRARSVTARPELSAVLPAVPPAMAPPPPALLLPLLAALLRAPAHGFNGLVRKAGESAEADGEPTALPTPAEREAEARFVSTAPTLKLLNHHPLLEGLLHEAFLKKDYLGREPFLPAGPGPLLPADALQPAPGPPAPEPPPRTPALPRAAFPTDPLTTPAGRPGPWGEAWGAMSGADPSWSPTGVPEVSPTSPSQAPATSSTSPGPRTGATTVPGDEEGTTTTSTITTTTITTLQGPAPCNRTLAGPEGWLVSPEPAAVPYDGSLDCTYTVSVYPGYGVELKVQNISLAEGETLTVESAGGLEPTLLANESFLLRGQVIRSPANLLALRFQSPRPPSPGSYRFRYQAYLLSCPFPARPAFGEVSVSSLHPGGDARFRCAAGYQLQGARRVTCRNATRPFWSAREPLCLAACGGVVRNATVGRVVSPGFPGNYSNNLTCHWLLEAPAGHRLHLHFEKVSLAEDDDRLIIRNGNNVEAPPVYDSYEVEYLPIEGLLSTGRHFFVELTTDSSGAAAGIALRYEAFEQGHCYEPFVKYGNFTASDPRYPVGTTVEFSCDPGYTLEQGSTIIECINPSDPQWNETEPACRAVCSGELTDAAGVVLSPNWPEAYGKGQDCIWGLHVEEDKRVMLDVRVLRLGTGDMLTFYDGDDLTARILGQYTGTRGRFKLYASTADVTVQFQSDPGAGAFAYRQGFVIHFSEVPRNDTCPELPDIANGWKTSSQPELLHGTVVTYHCYPGFQLAGTDLLMCHWDLTWSGDLPSCERVTSCRDPGDAEHSRRVVSSPKFPVGGTVHYVCDKGYVLAGTGTLTCHDRAAGGPKWSDRLPKCIPETYEPCHNPGVPAGGRQSPERRLYPAGATLRFSCAEGRALLGEGSLRCLPGHPSRWSGSPPICKAASYDEFYSNRNLDAVAKAVPSGTALEGTNVAIAVFLPVLVVALLIGGIYLYFSKLQGKPALQLPLAGSHPYDHITVESAFDNPTYETGSVFFAGDEGI, from the exons gCTTCAACGGGCTGGTGAGGAAGGCCGGGGAGAGCGCTGAGGCCGACGGGGAGCCGACGGCGCTGCCCACGCCGGCGGAGCGGGAGGCGGAGGCTCGCTTCGTCAGCACGGCGCCCACGCTGAAGCTCCTCAACCACCACCCGCTGCTGGAGGGCCTGCTGCACGAAGCCTTCCTGAAGAAGGACTACCTGGGCCGGGAGCCCTTCCTACCCGCTGGCCCTGGCCCCCTCCTGCCCGCTGACGCCCTCCAGCCGGCCCCTGGCCCCCCGGCCCCTGAGCCCCCGCCACGCACCCCCGCCCTGCCCAGGGCCGCCTTCCCCACCGACCCGCTGACCACCCCGGCGGGGCGCCCAGGGCCATGGGGGGAGGCGTGGGGGGCCATGTCGGGTGCTGACCCCTCGTGGTCCCCCACTGGGGTGCCGGAGGTGAGCCCCACGTCCCCCAGCCAGGCACCTGCCACCTCCAGCACGTCCCCAGGACCCCGCACCGGGGCCACCACGGTCCCTGGGGATGAGGAGGGGACCACCACGACctccaccatcaccaccaccaccatcaccacgCTGCAGGGGCCAG CCCCCTGCAACAGGACACTGGCAGGCCCCGAGGGCTGGCTGGTGTCCCCGGAGCCGGCCGCTGTCCCCTACGATGGCAGCCTGGACTGCACCTACACCGTCTCCGTCTACCCTGGCTACGGCGTGGAGCTCAAG GTGCAGAACATCAGCCTGGCGGAGGGCGAGACGCTGACGGTGGAGAGCGCGGGGGGCCTGGAGCCCACCCTGCTGGCCAACGAGTCCTTCCTGCTGCGGGGCCAGGTCATCCGCAGCCCCGCCAACCTCCTCGCCCTCCGCTTCcagagcccccggccccccagccccggctcctACCGCTTCCGCTACCAAG CCTACCTGCTGAGCTGCCCCTTCCCGGCGCGGCCGGCCTTCGGAGAGGTCTCGGTCAGCAGCCTGCACCCCGGCGGGGATGCCCGCTTCCGCTGCGCCGCTGGCTACCAGCTGCAAGGCGCCCGCCGGGTCACCTGCCGCAACGCCACCCGCCCCTTCTGGAGCGCCCGCGAGCCCCTCTGCCTCG CGGCGTGTGGCGGGGTGGTCCGGAACGCCACGGTGGGACGCGTCGTCTCGCCCGGCTTCCCTGGGAACTACAGCAACAACCTGACGTGCCACTGGCTGCTGGAGGCACCCGCCGGCCACCGCCTGCACCTCCACTTCGAGAAGGTCTCGTTGGCTGAGGATGACGACAG GCTCATCATCCGCAACGGCAACAACGTGGAGGCGCCGCCAGTGTACGACTCCTACGAGGTGGAGTACCTGCCCATCGAGGGGCTGCTCAGCACCGGGCGTCACTTCTTCGTGGAGCTCACCACCGACAGCAGCGGGGCCGCTGCGGGCATAGCGCTGCGCTACGAGG CCTTTGAGCAGGGACATTGTTACGAGCCCTTCGTCAAGTATGGGAACTTCACGGCCAGCGACCCCCGGTACCCCGTGGGCACCACCGTGGAGTTCAGCTGTGACCCTGGCTacacgctggagcagggctcCACCATCATCGAGTGCATCAACCCCAGTGACCCGCAGTGGAATGAGACGGAGCCAGCGTGCCGTG CGGTGTGCAGCGGGGAGCTGACGGACGCGGCCGGCGTGGTGCTGTCGCCCAACTGGCCGGAGGCGTACGGCAAGGGCCAGGACTGCATCTGGGGGCTGCACGTGGAGGAGGACAAGCGCGTCATGCTGGACGTCCGCGT GCTGCGGCTGGGCACGGGGGACATGCTGACCTTCTATGACGGGGACGACCTGACGGCGCGCATCCTGGGCCAGTACACGGGCACCCGCGGCCGCTTCAAGCTCTACGCCTCCACCGCCGATGTCACCGTCCAGTTCCAGTCCGACCCCGGCGCCGGCGCCTTCGCCTATCGGCAGGGCTTCGTCATCCACTTCTCCG AGGTCCCCCGTAACGACACCTGCCCCGAGCTGCCGGACATCGCCAACGGTTGGAAGACGTCCTCGCAGCCGGAGCTGCTCCACGGCACCGTGGTCACCTACCATTGCTACCCCGGCTTCCAGCTGGCCGGCACCGACCTCCTGATGTGCCACTGGGACCTGACGTGGAGCGGCGACCTGCCCTCCTGCGAGCGGG TGACCTCCTGCCGGGACCCCGGGGACGCCGAGCACAGCCGCAGGGTGGTCTCCAGCCCTAAATTCCCGGTGGGAGGCACCGTGCATTACGTCTGTGACAAGGGCTACGTCCTGGCGGGCACCGGGACCCTCACCTGCCACGACCGCGCCGCGGGGGGACCCAAGTGGAGCGACCGTCTGCCCAAGTGCATCC cggaGACGTACGAGCCCTGCCACAACCCCGGTGtgccggcgggcgggcggcagaGCCCGGAGCGGCGGCTGTACCCGGCGGGAGCCACCTTACGCTTCTCCTGCGCCGAGGGCCGGGCGCTGCTGGGCGAGGGCAGCCTGCGCTGCCTGCCCGGGCACCCCTCGCGCTGGAGCGGCTCCCCTCCCATCTGCAAGGCGG CCTCCTACGATGAGTTTTACAGCAACCGCAACCTGGACG CCGTGGCCAAGGCCGTGCCTTCGGGGACGGCACTGGAGGGCACCAACGTCGCCATCGCCGTCTTCCTGCCCGTGCTGGTGGTGGCTCTGCTCATCGGGGGCATTTATCTCTACTTCTCCAA gCTCCAGGGGaagccagccctgcagctgcccctCGCCGGCTCCCACCCCTACGACCACATCACCGTGGAGTCGGCTTTTGACAACCCCACCTATGAGACAGGA tctgttttctttgcaggagACGAGGGAATATGA